Below is a genomic region from Fibrobacter sp..
TGGGGCAAGTATCCCAGGAGCTTGCGGACTCCGTCCAGGCAGGACTTGTCGTCGCTATAGGCGAAATGCACCACGCCGGAGGTGGCCTTGTGGACCTGGGCACCGCCAAGGTCCATGGCGGAAATCTGTTCGCCGGTAACGGCCTTTACCACGCCCGGGCCCGTGATGAACATCTGGGCGGTGTTTTCCACCATGAAGATGAAGTCGGTAATGGCCGGAGAATAGCAGGCACCGCCTGCGCAGGGGCCGAGCACCACGGAAATCTGGGGAATGAGGCCAGAGGCATGAGTGTTGCGCTTGAAAATTTCGGCATAGCCGTCGAGAGCGTGGACGCCTTCTTCGATACGGGCTCCACCGCCGTCATTGATGCAAATAAAAGGAGCGCGGGACTTGACCGCCAGATCCATGGCGTGGCAAATCTTCTGGGCATGAACGGCACCGAGGGTTCCGCCGTTCACGGTGAAATCCTGGGAACTGGCATAGACCAGACGGCCATTGATCTTGCCGTAGCCGGTCACCACGCCGTCTCCCGGAAGGCGTTTCTTTTCGGGCAGGTAGGCGGCTTCGGACTGCTGGAAAGCACCGATCTCTACGAAGGTGCCCTTGTCGAACAGGTATTCGACGCGCTCGCGGGCGGTCATCTTGCCCTGTTCGTGCTGACGGGCCACACGGGCTTCGCCGCCGGCAGCGTCGCGGACAGCGTTACGGTTTTCCAGTTCCTTGATATACTTTTGGTCCCACATGTGTTACACTTCCTTATGCGGTTAAAAAATTTTAAATCCTATCGGACCTGGATCCTTCGCCCTTGCAGGGCTCAGGATGACGCAGGTTCCCGAGATTCGGGTTTTAGGGCAGAGCCCTAGGAGAGGGGGTAGCGGATGCGGCTAGGAGATCCCCGCCTTCGCGGGGATGACAAGTCGCAGGAGCGAGGGGGATTCCTCCCCCACCCTTGGATTACTTCTTCTTGGCCTTCTTCGCAGGGGCCTTCTTTGCGGAAGCCTTGCAGAACTTCACGTAGGCGGCGAGGGTGTCGCAGAACACTTCGTCGGGGGTGTTGTCGCCGTTAATGCGGCTGATGATGGACTTGCTGTACTTGCCCAGCACCTTGGCGGTGGATTCCTTGTAGACCTTGAGGCGGTTCTTGATGACGGCTTCGTCGGCGTCGTCCTTGCGGCCTTCGATTTTCGCGCGGTTCAGGAGGCGGGCCACGATGGTCTTTTCGTCCTTGATGTCCAGCACAAAGATGTGCTTCACGTCAACCACGGATTCGATGAGCTTGACCTGGGCGACAGTGCGGGGAATGCCGTCGAGGAGGAGGGTATCCTTGTCGGGGTTCACCTTGTTGGTGTTCACCAGGCCTTCGATGAAGCGGCCGAAGATTTCCACAGTAGCTTCGTCGGGAACCAAGAGGCCCTTGCTGGAGTAAGAAGCGAGAAGCTTGCCGGATTCGCTGGAAGGAGCGATGCCGCGGAAGATGTCGCCCGTGGAGATGTGCTTGAGGGCGGTGGTAGCAGCGAGCTTTGCGCCGACGGTGCCCTTGCCGGAACCCGGTGCGCCAAAGATGAGAACTGCAGGAATTTTAGCCATTGTTGAACCTCTTGGGTTGATTGTTAAATTTCGGCCCAAAAGATAGAAAATGGCAGTGCCTGCAAGATGTTGATTTTATTACTTTCCGCTTGCTAAAGGGCAAAAAAGAAAATTCCGTGGAAAGTCCACGGATTTTCTGTTAAATGCAAGACCCGTGCCAAATTCTAGCCGGAATTCGTGCCATCTTCGGGAATCTTTTCGCAGGCGAAGGAGAGCTTCCCGTCCTTGACACCGATGGTGATGGTGGAAAAGTCCGTCATGGTCTCGAGAAGGAGGCCTTCGGCGATTTCGTCTTCCACCAGGTTCTGGATGGTGCGGCGGATGGGGCGGGCCCCCAGGGCGGAATCGTAGTTGTGGTTCACGATGAATTCCTTGGCCTCCTGGGTCACCTCCAGCAAGATTCCCCTTTCGGAGAGGTTCTTCTGCAAGAAGGAAAGCTGGATATCCACCACGGACACCAGGTCTGCCTTGGACAGCGGTCGGAACACGATCTGCTCGTCGATACGGTTCAGGAACTCCGGCGAGAAGACGCGCTTTACCTCTTCGCGGATGGCGGTTTCCATGCGCTCGTAGTCGTCGGTCTCCCCCATCTTGGTGAATCCCATGCCGGAGCTGTGCCGCACCTCGCGGGCGCCGGCGTTGCTGGTCATGATGATGATGGTGTTCTTGAAGTTGATCTTTCGGCCGTAGCTGTCGGTCAGAATACCATCGTCCAGAATCTGCAAAAGCAGGTTGTAGATGTCGGAGTGGGCCTTCTCGATTTCGTCCAGAAGCACCACGCTGTAGGGGCGCTTGCGGACCTTTTCGCTGAGCTGGCCGCCGCTTTCCTCGAAGCCCACGTATCCCGGAGGCGCTCCGATGAGGCGGCTAATACTGTGCTTTTCCATGTATTCGCTCATGTCGATACGGATCATGGAATCTTCACTACCGAAGAGGGAAAGGCTAAGCACCTTCGCAAGTTCCGTCTTGCCTACGCCGGTGGGACCCAGGAACAGGAAGCTCCCCATGGGGCGCTTGGTGTCGCGGATGCCTGCACGGGTGCGACGTATTGCCTTGACCACGGCGTCCACCGCCTGGTCCTGACCGATGACACGCTCCTTGATTTCGTCGCCCAGGTGCAAAAGTTTCTTGGCTTCTTCGCCGGCGAGGCGGCTTACGGGAATGCCCGTCATCTTGCTGATGCAGTCACGAATGGCGTTCTCGTCCACCACGGGAATGGCTTCGGATTCCTTGTCGGCAGACAGGGCGTCGCGACGTTCCATCACCTGCTTTTCCAGTTCTTCGGTCTTGTCCCTGAGGGAGGCGGCCGTCTCGAAATTCTGGTTGGCCACGGCGTCGTCCAGCTGCCGCTTGGTTTCTGCCAGTTCGTCTTCCAGGTCCTTCAGGTCCTGGGGGATGCAGATGGAATCGAGACGCACGCGAGCACCGGTTTCGTCCAGCACGTCGATGGCCTTGTCGGGCAAGAAACGTTCGCTGATGTAGCGTTCCGCCAACAGGACCGCCGCACGGACGGCGTCAGGTGTGTAACGGACCTTGTGGTGGGCTTCGTACTTGGCACGGAGCCCGTCCAGAATCAGAATAGAATCTTCGGCGTTGGGCGGGTTCACCACGATGGTCTGGAAACGGCGTTCCAGGGCCGCGTCCTTCTCGATATACTTGCGGTATTCGTCAATGGTGGTAGCACCGATGCACTGGAGCTCGCCTCGGGCCAGGGCCGGCTTGAAAATGTTGGAGGCGTCCAGGCTGCCTTCGGAGCCGCCCGCGCCTACGATGGTGTGAAGTTCGTCGATAAAGAGGATAACGGAACTGTCCACACGCTGGAGTTCCATGATAAGCCCCTTGACACGTTCCTCGAACTGGCCGCGGTACTTGGTACCCGCCACCATGGCGGCAACGTCCAAAGTCACCACCCGCTTGTTCATGAGGAGTTCGGGAATCTTCTTCTGCACAATCTTCTGGGCCAGGCCCTCCACAATGGCGGTCTTGCCTACGCCAGGCTCGCCGATAAGGGCGGGATTGTTCTTCTTGCGGCGGCAGAGGATCTGGATAAGCCGTTCGATTTCCTGCTCGCGGCCGATGATGGGGTCCAGCTTGCCTTGGCGGGCCAGGGCCGTCAGGTCACGGCCGAAATGGTCCAGGATTGGCGTCTTGGACTTGGAGCCGGGACGCCCCTGAGGGCCGCCCTGTCTCGGGCTAGAAATGGGTTCGTCGGGCTGGTCGTCGGCACTGCCCCGCTTGAGCTGGTCCAGGGCCTGCTGAAAGCTCTCAAAGGTCACGTTATAGGTGGAAAGGGTGGCCGCCGCCGGAGAATCGCTCTGCTGCAGGATAGCAAGCATCAAGTGTTCGGGACCGATATACTGGTCGCCTTCTTCTTTTGCAATCTTTGCGGCGTTGAACATGACCGCCTTGGTGCGGGCGGTAAAGGCCAAAAGGCCTCCGCGGTTATCGCCGCCGATGGTCATGAGGCCGCCATCGTTGGTGAGGGCCCGCTGGACAACCTCCCCCAGTTCCGCAAGGTTCACCTTCAGTGCCTTCAGGGTCTCGGAGGCATAGCCAGAATCTTCGCGGACAAGCCCCAAAAGAAGGTGTTCCACCGTAATGCTGTCGCTTCCCAGGTTACGGGCCGCCATACGGGCCGCCTGGAGGACCGCCTTTGCCTTTGCAGAAAAAATACCGTTATTCTCAGACATATACTTTCACCTAATTCTCATTCTACAAGAAATTACTAAAAATAAGCCAGAACTGGCCAGGAAACTCTAATTTCAAGCGCCCTGAATAATGCCGCCGTGCATCACGACCCTGCGTTTGGCGAAACTCGCCAATTTTTCGTCGTGGGTCACGATGAGGAAGGCCTGATTGAACTTTTCGTTCAGTTCGCCAATCAGCTCGTTGAGCATCTGGGAATTGGCCTCGTCCAGGTTGCCGCTGGGTTCGTCGGCCAGCACCAAATCCGGATGGTTCATGAGGGCACGGGCGATGGCCACCCGCTGGCGCTCGCCACCGCTCAATTCACGCGGCAGATGCTTGAGGCGGTCCTTGAGACCCACCGTCTCCAAAAGCATGGCGGCACGCTCCTTGCATTCCGCCTCGGAAGTTCCCAAGATGCGGCCCGGAACGCAGACGTTTTCGATGGCCGTAAATTCACTGAGCAGATGGTGGAACTGGAACACGAACCCTACCTGTACCCGGTGGTACATGTCCCGCTCCTGGCTGCTGAACTTGGAAAGGGGCTTGCCCTTGAAAAGGATTTCACCGGAAGTGGGCGTGTCCAGCATGCCCACCAGGTTCAGGAAGGTGGACTTGCCCGACCCCGAAGAACCGGTGAGAGCCACCAGCTCCCCCGCTTCCATGGAAAAGTTTACACCCTTGAGAATTTCGAGTTCTTCACCCGTCTCGGAGAACACCCGCCGGAGGTCGACTGTCTGTAACAAACTACTCATGTCTAATCGCTCCCACGGGGTCAAGCCTGCTTGCCTTCCAGGCGGGCAAAATCGTCGCCAGAACGCAGAGGGCAATGCCTATTACAAAAATCAAGACCACATCTATCAGGTGCACCGAAATCGGGAAGTAGGGAATTACGTAAACGTCGCCAGGGAGCTTGATAAAGTGGTAAGCCTCTTGCAGTTTGCAAAGCACAATGCCGATGGTGCCGCCCACGATGGTGCCGCCCACGCCAATGAAACTGCCCATGAGCATGAACACCCGCATGATTCCAGCCTTGCTGAGGCCCATGCTGCGGAGGATACCGATTTCCTTGGTCTTGTCGATGACCACCATGATGAGGGAACTGATGATATTGAATGCCGCCACCAAGATAATGAGGCAAATCACCGCCGCCACGATGAACTTTTCGTAGTTCATCCACTTGAGGAGGGTAATGTTCTTGGTTTTCCAGTCGATAACGTAGTAAGGGTATGTCAGCCACTCCGAAACCTTGTCGATGGCCTCCCCTGCCTTCCAGTGGTCCGTGATGCGGAACTGGATGCCCGTCACCGCATCTCCCATGGCGAGGAGTTTCTGGAGTTCGGGAATTCCCACATAGGCCAGGTTTCCGTCGTATTCGTAGGTGCCGGTCTCGAAAATGCCGCTGACCACGCACATCATCATCTTGGGGCCGCCGGCGGTCATCATCTCGTCCGGGCTCTGGAAAGTCTGGAGCACCAGCTTGTCGCCCACCACCACACGGAGGCGGTTGGCCAGACCCGACCCGAGAATCACTCCCGGACGGCGGGTACCGCCCATGTCTTCCAGGCTATCGACGGAGTAGGTTCCCCACTTGATGTACTTGTGGATGTCGGTGACATTCTTCGCCGTTTCCGGGTCGATACCGTAAATCACGATACCGTCATTCACCTTCTTGGAGCTGATTCCCACCTTGTAGATGATAAAGGGAGAGGCGGCTACCACAGAAGAATCCCGAGTCTTGACTTCGTTGATAAGGCTATCGTAGGCGGTAACGGGCTCACCGTTGTAGGCCATCAGTTCAAAGTGGGCGTCCTTCCCGATCATCTGAGCTGTGACTTCTTCTTCGAAACCGTTCACCGCAGCGAGGGCCACCACCAGCGCAAACACGCCGATACTCACCCCCAGCATACTGAAAATGCCGATAAGCGATACAAACAGGCTCTTCCGTTGAGCCCCCAGGTAACGCCAGGCGATGAGCCATTCCAACTTATTCATGGATTAGCAGGTTTCCGGTTTCATTAAGGGGAACAGCTGCACGTCGCGGATGGTCTGCTGGTTGGTGAGGAGCATGACCATGCGGTCGATGCCGAAGCCAACGCCGCCCGTAGGAGGCAGGCCAGATTCGATAGCGTGCATGAAGTTTTCATCCATCGGGTGCGTTTCACCTTCGCCACCGCGGCCGCGGCGCACCTGGTCTTCCAGGAGCTCACGCTGACGGATGGGGTCGTTCAGTTCGGTATAGGCGTTGCCCAGTTCCCATCCGTTAGCGTAGGGCTCGAACTGTTCGATAAGCCCTTCGATGGTGCGGTGCTTCTTGCAAAGCGGGGTGCTTTCGGTGGGCATGTCCTTGATGAAGGTCGGCTGAATGAGCTTGTCTTCCACGGTAAGCTCGAACAGTTCGAGGATTCCGCGGCCGCGGCTGAATTCGCCGTCCAGGTGGCCGCCCAGTTCTTCCATCTTGGCCTTGATTTCGTCGTCGCTCATGTCATTGACTTTGAGGCCGCCGAACTTTTCGATGGCTTCAATCATGCTGTAGCGGGGCCACGGGGCCTTAAAATCGATAACCTTCCCCTGGTAGTCAATCTTGGTGGTGCCGTTGGCCGCAATGCAGGCGCGTTCGTAGATGTTTTCGAAGTGGACCATCATGTCGTTGTAGTCGGCGTAGGCTTCGTAGAATTCGAGGCCGGTGAATTCCGGGCTGTGGGTACGGTCCATGCCTTCGTTGCGGAAGTTCTTGCTGAACTCGAACACCTTTTCCATACCGCCCACGATGCAGCGCTTCAGGTAAAGTTCCGGAGCCACCCGCAGGTAGAGCGTCATGTCGCAAGCGTTGTGGTGCGTGGTGAACGGACGGGCGTTTGCGCCGCCGTAAATCGGCTGGAGCGTCGGAGTTTCGACTTCAATGAATCCCTTTTCAATGAGGTATTCGCGGATAGCCTGCAGAATCTTGAAACGCTTGATGAACACGTCCTTCACATCATCGTTCAGGGCCATGTCGATGTAACGCTGACGGTAGCGGGTATCCACGTCGGCAAACTCGTTGAACACCACCTTGTTGCCGTTCTCGTCCACCTTTTCCTTAGCCACCGGAAGCGGGCGCACAGCCTTACTGAGCATGGTCACCTTCTTCACGTGCACGGAGTATTCGCCCGTCTGGGTTTCGAACATGAAACCGTTTACGCCGATAAAGTCACCCAGGTCGGTCATCTTGACGATTTCGTAGTTCTCCTCGCCCACTTCGTCGCGGGCCACCACCACCTGCAAGCGGCCATAGCGATCCTTCAGGTGCATAAAGCACATCTTTCCCTTACGGTTGAAGCGAACCACGCGGCCAGCAAAAGCAACTTCTTCACCAGACGCCATCAGGGCAGCCTTGTTTTCTTTCAAAACCTTGGAATCGTGCGTACGGTTGAACTTGTGCGGATAAGCCTCCACACCCATTTCCTTGAACTTCGCAAGCTTCGCGAGGCGAGCCTGCACCTGGTCATTCATGTCTTGCATTGCCATAATAGGATCCTTTAAATTTTTACGGCGAAAATTTAGAAATTTCATCTCTACGTCATGCCCGATTCAGTCGGGCATCTCCCTTTTATTAGGGTATAAACCCTTCAAAAATAGAAGATTCCCGCCTTCGCGGAAACAACAGTTTAAGGGGAAATTAAATCTTGAAACAGTAGGCTTCGTGGGTGCCGACCTTGACGCAAGGCGGGACTTCAGCCGTTAGGCAAGGCCTGTCACACAATTCACAGCGGTCCGCAAAGCGGCAGCCCTGTACAAAATCCCTGGCATGGGGCACTTGGCCCGGAATAGAGCGCAGGGTTCCAAGATCTTCGTGGCTCTCGGGAATGGCCGAGAGGAGCCCTCGGGTATAGGGGTGCATAGGCGAAGAGATAACCTCGTTAGTGGCCCCTATCTCAACAACACGGCCGGCATACATCACAGCCATTCGTTCTGCATACTGAGAAACAATTCCCATGTTGTGGGTAATCAGGAGCACTGCAGTCCCCGTAGTTTTGGCCAAGTCCTTCAGTACCGCAAGAACCTGTGCCTGGACGGTCACATCCAGGGCCGTAGTAGGTTCGTCGGCGATAATCAGCTTGGGTTTCGGGAGTAGCGCCATCACAATGCAGATACGCTGGAGCATGCCGCCCGAAAGCTCGTGAGGGTATGAATCCAGCACGCGGTCAATGTCCTTGAAGCCCGCTAGAGTAAGCATGTCCCGGATTTCGGACATGGGATCGGTGCACTTCCTTTCGCAGAACTTGAACACTTCCAGGAGCTGTTTCTTGATAGTCAGTACCGGATTCAAGGCCTGCATGGGCTCCTGAAAAATACAGGATATTTCGGAACCGCGAACCCGCTGCATCTCCTTCAGGGAAATTTTAGTCAGGTCAACCGTTTCACCGCCATCACGACGCAACAGCACAGAACCTCCGACCACCTTCGCCGAAGGTGTGGGCAAGAGCCGCAAAATGGCCATGGCGGTAACACTCTTGCCGCAACCGGACTCCCCCACCAAAGCAAAAAATTCACCGTCGTCAATATAAAAGCTGATCCGGTCTGTCACCTGGACGGGTTTTGCCGCCGGTTCACCATTCTTGTGATGGCCGAATGCGACGGATAAATCTTTTACTTCAAGCACCCGCTCATTCATACCGGTCTCCTGATTTAGGATCTTTATGAGACTCCGCAATCGACTCAATGAAAAAAACACTCCTGTAGTCGATTGCTCCGCGCTTCCACGGCTCGTTAATACGAGCCGTTTTCGCTTGGCATGGATCCTTCAGTCGATTCTCATTATTCATACCGGTCTCCCGACTTCGGATCCATAGCATCCCGGACGCCCTCGCCAACAAATGTGGTGAGCAACAGCGTAATGAAAAGTGCAGCGACGGTGCTTACAGATATCCACGGCGCATAAAGGTTGTTCAGCCCCTGGCTCATGAGTTCGCCCCAGCTGGGCGTAGGCGGTTGCAGCCCAAAGCCCAAAAAATCAAGGGATGTCAGGCTCCCGATACCGCCAATCAAGGTAAAGGGGAAAAGCGTCACCACAGGGGTCAATGCGTTTGGCAGAATTTCCTTGAAAAAGATATGCCTGTGCCCAAGGCCCAAGACCTTTGCCGACTGCACATAGGTCATATTGCGGAGCTTCAGAAATTCGCCGCGCATGTAATAGCTTAATGAAATCCAGTTGAAAGCCGCCATAATCACAATCAACAACCAGAAACTGCGGCCATAAATGCTCCCGATCAAAATCACAATGTAGAGCATGGGGAGCGACGACCAGATTTCGATTATGCGCTGCATTCCCGTATCCCAGAACTTGCCCAGATACCCCTGGATACCGCCGATGACAATGCCGAGGAAAGTCCCAAGAATAGTGAGAAACAGACTGAACGAAATACAAATACGGAATCCGTGAATCAGGCGGGCAAGCACATCGCGACCGTTACTGTCGGTACCAAGCCAATGGCGAGAACTGGGGGCAAATGGCGGAGCGCCTTCTTCAGTCAAGTCCGCCTTCAAAGGATCGTGGGCAATGGGCGGCATCAGGGCCCACATCTCGGGACAGCCACCAGCCTTTGTATAGCCTTCCGCCGATTCTTCTTCGCATTCACGAACGTCGGCAAAAAGCTTGCCGTAATCCGCTTCGGTCTGGTAGTCGCCGCCAAATTCCTGTTCGCTGTAACGCACAAAGGCCGGAAAATAGCTCTTGCCGTTATACTTCAGGTACAGCGGTTCGTCGTTTACCGTCCAGGGGCTTGTCAGCGAAAGAAGGTAGGCCACCACCAGCACCACCAGCGACACGAAGGCCCGCTTGTTCCTGTAAAAGCGGAGCAGGCGGTTCTTGGTCTCTGTGGTAATACGGATGTGCATGACAAGGGATAATATAATTTTTATTGCAGGAAGAAAAGGAGAAGCCCGCACAAGGCGGGCATGACAATCGGGGGTTGGCAGTCAAGACGGTTTAAGACTGGCTGCTCAAACTCGGCCGCCGAATTCGAATCCGGCGTCTTCGATAGCCTTTTTCAGGGCAGACTCGTCCACATCGTGCTCGTCGTGCCATTCCACACGGAGTTCCTTGCGGGCCACGTCGGCGACAGCGGATTCCACACCGTCTAATAGCCGGGCTGCCTTCTCCACACAGGCCTTGCAGTGGCTACAACTCATGCCCAAAACCCGATAAACGCACTCGACGGGTTCCTCGTGTTCATCACCATCGCAATGACCGCATCCGCAATCGCAGTGGTCGTGCTCATCGCAACCGCACTCATGCTCGTGCCCGCATTCGCAACAACCGCCATGGCAACCACACCCCTTGTGGGCAAACTTCGCATAAATCATGAGCGCCGCCAAAAGCATCGCGCAGGCGTAATCGAATACGCCCAGGGCCCCATGCCCGTGGCATTCCGCGGAGCCATGGGGCAACATGGAAGCCAGGAACGTATCCATAAAGAACGTATCTACGATAACCCCAAAGAACAGCGCTCCAAACGCGATGGAGGCCAGGTATGCAAAAAGGGTACGCCTGCCGAAGGCCTTTCCCACCACCAGCATACTGGCTATACTTGTGGCAGGCCCCGCCATCAACAGCACCAGGGCAGCCCCCGGGGTAATGCCTTTAGCCACTAGCGCCAAGGCCAGCGGAATGGAACCCGTGGCACAGGTGTACATGGGCATGGCAAGCACCAACACCACCAGCATGCAAAGCAGCGGGTATTCGTGCAAGAACAAGAAAAAGTCGTCGGGCACAAAGGCCGCAATCAACGCCCCCAGCAACAGGCCAATAACCAGCCACTTGCTCACGTCCCCAATCATGTTCACAAAGCCGTATTCAAAAGTCCCTTTGACCTTTTGCGCAAAAGGCGCCTTTTCATGATGGTCAGGAGCTTCGTGCCCGCAAGAGCAACGGCCCTCTTCACAGTCGCAATGCCCATGACCGTGGTGTTCATGCTCAAGAGATTCTCCGACGACCGCAACACCTGTTTCCGGCTCATTTTTGGTCACCAAATTCGTGAACACACCGCCAAGCATAGCCGTCACAAAGGCTGCTATGGGGCGTAGCACCGCAAAAGGCCCGCCTAAAAGCGAATAGGTCGCCAAAATGGAATCCACGCCCGTAGCCGGAGTCGAAATCAAGAAACTAACGCTAGCCCCCTTGCTGGCCCCTTCCCGCCGAAGTGCGATAGAAGTCGGGATAACGCCGCAACTGCATATAGGAAGCGGCACACCGAACAGGGCCGACCAAAGCACCGACTTGAAATTCGGCTTGGAAATTTTCGGCACGTACAGGTGGTTCGGCACCCACACATGGAGGATTCCCGCCAGCAGAAAGCCCAGCAGTAAAAACGGAGCCATCTCTGAAAAAAGCGTTACAAATTGCCAAAAGAACCTCTCGACTATTTCGACAAAGTCAGGCATTTTACACTCCCTTCTTGTGCATAATGTGTGCAAGGCCCGTATTGAAAATCAGGCCGATATGTTCGTCATCCAGGGCGTAGAAAACGGTGCGCCCTACCCTACGGGGTTTCACAAGACCTGCCGTTCTCAGGATCCGGAGCTGATGGCTTACCGCCGACTGCCCCAGTTGCAGTTTTTCCGCTATCTCGTTTACCGAAATCTCCCCCGAAAGGAGAATCTCGATAATGCGGATACGGGTGGTATCCCCAAAAAACTTGAAGAATTCGGACAGCTCAAAAAGGGTATCCAATGAAAGCGGTTTGTCATTATATGAACAATCATTCATATTTTCATATATAGAAACATTCATCTGTTTTGGCAAGGTACCCACCCGCTTTGTGATTTCCATCACGTTCTCAACAGCCTTTATGGACAATTTATCCATGCAAATTGGCGTTTTTTTTCATTTTAGGGCAATTTATAAAGGTATTTTTGGATAAAATGATTGAGTTTTCTGACACACAGGACTACCGCGACTTCCTGAAGGAGTATTACGACCGC
It encodes:
- a CDS encoding winged helix-turn-helix transcriptional regulator, which produces MNDCSYNDKPLSLDTLFELSEFFKFFGDTTRIRIIEILLSGEISVNEIAEKLQLGQSAVSHQLRILRTAGLVKPRRVGRTVFYALDDEHIGLIFNTGLAHIMHKKGV
- a CDS encoding SO_0444 family Cu/Zn efflux transporter, with the protein product MVERFFWQFVTLFSEMAPFLLLGFLLAGILHVWVPNHLYVPKISKPNFKSVLWSALFGVPLPICSCGVIPTSIALRREGASKGASVSFLISTPATGVDSILATYSLLGGPFAVLRPIAAFVTAMLGGVFTNLVTKNEPETGVAVVGESLEHEHHGHGHCDCEEGRCSCGHEAPDHHEKAPFAQKVKGTFEYGFVNMIGDVSKWLVIGLLLGALIAAFVPDDFFLFLHEYPLLCMLVVLVLAMPMYTCATGSIPLALALVAKGITPGAALVLLMAGPATSIASMLVVGKAFGRRTLFAYLASIAFGALFFGVIVDTFFMDTFLASMLPHGSAECHGHGALGVFDYACAMLLAALMIYAKFAHKGCGCHGGCCECGHEHECGCDEHDHCDCGCGHCDGDEHEEPVECVYRVLGMSCSHCKACVEKAARLLDGVESAVADVARKELRVEWHDEHDVDESALKKAIEDAGFEFGGRV